The genome window AGATGAGGCCCAAATCGACGACGTTGACGGGGATCTCCGGGTCGAAACAACCTTTCATCGCTTCCCAAACATGGTCCTCGCTAAATGGTTCATCGGAGGGCGTCTTGGCCTCTTTACTGGACTGTTCGTTGAGTGCTGCCCGGGTCGTGTCTCCAAGTGCATCCAAATCTTTGCCGTCAATGCGGTATAAGCCTTGATCCGTGCGAATCGTTACCGAGCCACCTAGAGCTTGGGAAATAATGACCCGCGTTCCAGCTGGGAGCGTATGCTCGTCGCCGGATGGAATCATCGTTGCGCTGGTGTCGCGGATCAGTTGTATCTCACCGTCTAAACTCATGCTGGGAGCATCGCAAACAACGTGACTCTGTCAAACTATGTTAACCCGTCAGCTAGCACCCGAGAAATGATGGATGCTGTTCAGGCAAAAAAGGGGTTACGCTCCTTTTCAAAAGCTACTGTGGTAGGAGGCCCGTGTCCGGGGCAAACGATTGTGTTGTCGGGGAGGCCCAGGATTTTCTCGCGGATCAGATCCAGTGCCGATTTGTATCCACTGTTTACCTTTCCGATGGAACCGCAAAAAAGCGCGTCACCAGCAAAAACAACCGGTTGACTCGCCCCCTCCAGTAAGTAGCTCGTTCCACCCGGCGAATGCCCGGGAGTTTCAATCGCAGTCAAGTGCCACGACCCCAGTTCAAAGTGATCGCCCTCACGGACCGGTAACGCAGCTTCATATGGCTCAGCGGCCGGGGCATAGTTATTTGCAGTCTTTTGAGCCAGCTGATCATAGTGAACCACGTGGTCGGGGTGTGTATGCGTGAGGAATAGTTTCCAAGCGGATGAGGCGGCGCAATGGTTAGCATTCGAAAGCGATTCAAAACCGGAACCGGCATCGATTAAAGCTACACTTGCTGGGTCACCCGGCGGATGGATGGAATA of Coraliomargarita sinensis contains these proteins:
- the sufT gene encoding putative Fe-S cluster assembly protein SufT yields the protein MSLDGEIQLIRDTSATMIPSGDEHTLPAGTRVIISQALGGSVTIRTDQGLYRIDGKDLDALGDTTRAALNEQSSKEAKTPSDEPFSEDHVWEAMKGCFDPEIPVNVVDLGLIYDLQISEPASDDGRHSVQVKMTLTAQGCGMGPVIAEDVKNNIESLNKIAEAKVDIVWDPPWTPHMISEEGRKKLGIE
- a CDS encoding MBL fold metallo-hydrolase, giving the protein MNPLPPIEDEYHDVLGKAMRGLDMNTSELADAAGMTTVECEALLSGDFSEEGTRSIAPVLGLNPNCLVNLARGAAEPETTLPEGVKLHNAPFPVPGYAAMTVNSYSIHPPGDPASVALIDAGSGFESLSNANHCAASSAWKLFLTHTHPDHVVHYDQLAQKTANNYAPAAEPYEAALPVREGDHFELGSWHLTAIETPGHSPGGTSYLLEGASQPVVFAGDALFCGSIGKVNSGYKSALDLIREKILGLPDNTIVCPGHGPPTTVAFEKERNPFFA